In Miscanthus floridulus cultivar M001 unplaced genomic scaffold, ASM1932011v1 os_2477_3, whole genome shotgun sequence, a single genomic region encodes these proteins:
- the LOC136535012 gene encoding alpha-1,3-arabinosyltransferase XAT3-like codes for MLAFREFVRAAYPLLSPGASITLPCKSGGGGMRPWLMLILRGRTRQFVNEGAIMDTIERAGFEVACMDEVASWADVGAVAREVDACDVLVGAHGSGLTNMVFLRAGAVVVQVIPWGKMEPYGEGFSGALAAHMGLRHVMYSIAAEESTMYNRYGEDHPVITDPDVFYRNGSNAKFYWREQNIWLNTTRFAPTLQMVKRMRRE; via the coding sequence ATGCTCGCGTTCCGCGAGTTCGTCCGAGCCGCCTACCCCCTGCTGTCGCCAGGAGCCAGCATCACGCTACCGTGCAAGTCTGGTGGTGGCGGAATGAGGCCGTGGCTCATGCTCATCCTCCGGGGACGCACGCGGCAGTTCGTGAACGAGGGCGCGATCATGGACACGATAGAGCGCGCGGGCTTCGAGGTGGCATGTATGGATGAGGTGGCGTCCTGGGCGGACGTGGGCGCGGTGGCGCGCGAGGTGGACGCGTGCGACGTGCTCGTGGGCGCGCACGGCTCCGGGCTTACCAACATGGTGTTCCTACGCGCGGGCGCCGTGGTGGTGCAGGTCATCCCATGGGGGAAGATGGAGCCTTACGGGGAAGGGTTCTCCGGCGCCCTAGCGGCACACATGGGGCTCCGCCACGTCATGTACAGCATCGCCGCCGAGGAGAGCACGATGTACAACAGGTACGGCGAGGACCACCCGGTGATCACCGACCCCGACGTGTTCTACAGGAATGGCAGCAACGCGAAGTTCTACTGGCGGGAGCAGAACATCTGGCTCAACACCACCAGGTTCGCGCCGACGCTGCAGATGGTGAAGCGGATGCGGCGCGAGTGA